From Scytonema millei VB511283, the proteins below share one genomic window:
- a CDS encoding DNA-3-methyladenine glycosylase family protein, translating to MDYSVAIAALTKSDPILATLIHQVGACQLNQVQQTGDLFFSLSKAIIHQQLSTKSATAIHQRFLKISPAQPPSALDILNTPDEVLRGVGISRPKIIYLKDLAAKAINGLPTIAELELMDDETIIQTLTQVKGIGRWTVQMLLIFRLHRWDVLPIDDLGIRAGVRKVYNLAELPHRKTVEQLGQMWKPYCTIASWYLWRSLEQLSVTSDQLSVTSDQLSVTSDQ from the coding sequence ATGGATTATTCAGTTGCGATCGCGGCACTTACAAAATCCGACCCTATCCTTGCTACTCTGATTCACCAAGTTGGTGCTTGTCAACTTAATCAAGTTCAACAAACGGGAGATTTATTTTTCTCCCTCTCCAAAGCCATTATCCACCAACAGCTTTCAACTAAATCTGCAACTGCGATTCATCAACGGTTTCTGAAGATTTCTCCCGCACAACCTCCCTCAGCTTTAGATATCCTCAACACTCCAGATGAAGTTTTGCGGGGAGTGGGTATTTCTCGTCCCAAAATTATTTACCTGAAAGATTTAGCAGCAAAGGCGATAAATGGATTGCCTACCATTGCTGAGTTGGAATTAATGGACGACGAAACAATTATTCAAACTCTTACACAAGTCAAAGGAATCGGACGTTGGACGGTGCAGATGTTATTAATTTTTCGGTTGCATCGCTGGGACGTTTTACCCATAGATGACTTAGGTATTCGAGCTGGCGTACGAAAAGTCTACAATCTAGCAGAGCTACCTCACCGCAAAACTGTAGAACAATTGGGACAGATGTGGAAACCTTATTGCACGATCGCATCCTGGTATCTTTGGCGCAGTCTGGAACAGTTATCAGTGACCAGTGACCAGTTATCAGTGACCAGTGACCAATTATCAGTGACCAGTGACCAGTGA
- a CDS encoding type II toxin-antitoxin system HicB family antitoxin, protein MKVKAIIHPAEEGGYWAEVPALPGCITEGETMDEVMANLKEAIEGWLEVANDSHSTASTDRVVEIAV, encoded by the coding sequence ATGAAAGTCAAAGCAATAATTCACCCAGCAGAAGAGGGAGGCTATTGGGCAGAGGTTCCAGCACTCCCAGGTTGCATTACTGAAGGGGAGACAATGGACGAAGTAATGGCTAATTTAAAGGAGGCTATTGAAGGTTGGCTTGAGGTTGCCAACGACAGCCATTCTACTGCATCAACAGATCGGGTTGTAGAAATTGCTGTGTGA
- a CDS encoding type II toxin-antitoxin system HicA family toxin, giving the protein MTSISGKRLCKIVERKGWVLQRIKGSHHIYTKSEANQILSIPVHSDRDLKVGTLRALMKIAQLSEEDFQ; this is encoded by the coding sequence GTGACATCTATTTCTGGTAAGAGACTATGCAAGATCGTGGAGAGAAAAGGTTGGGTTTTACAGAGAATTAAAGGTAGTCATCACATATATACGAAATCGGAAGCTAATCAAATATTATCAATTCCCGTTCACAGCGATCGCGATTTGAAAGTTGGAACTCTCAGAGCGTTGATGAAAATAGCTCAATTGTCTGAAGAAGATTTTCAATAA
- a CDS encoding queuosine precursor transporter produces MSKSYKHLDAIATLFVTVLLISNITSTKIVNLGWFTFDGGTLIFPLSYIFGDILTEVYGYSRSRKVIWLGFFCAFLMAVTFSLVGALPPAADWKYQEAYNQILGSTPRIVAASLIAYWVGEFSNSFILAKLKILTRGKWLWTRTIGSTLVGQVLDTTIFILIAFLGVVPNSVIGSLIVSNYLFKCGIEILFTPMTYWVTNWLKRQEQEDYYDTNTNFNPFRFSKLTSYTKPSE; encoded by the coding sequence ATGTCTAAATCTTACAAACATCTAGACGCGATCGCGACTTTATTTGTCACTGTTTTATTAATCTCAAATATTACCTCAACTAAAATCGTTAACTTGGGATGGTTTACCTTTGATGGCGGAACGCTAATTTTTCCACTCAGTTACATTTTTGGCGATATTTTAACTGAAGTTTACGGATATTCTCGTTCTAGAAAGGTTATTTGGTTAGGTTTTTTCTGTGCTTTTTTAATGGCTGTAACTTTTAGTCTTGTTGGCGCGTTACCTCCAGCAGCAGATTGGAAATATCAAGAGGCATATAATCAAATTTTAGGCTCTACTCCGAGAATTGTTGCTGCAAGTTTAATAGCTTACTGGGTAGGAGAGTTTTCTAATTCTTTTATTTTAGCAAAACTGAAAATATTAACTCGCGGTAAGTGGCTGTGGACTCGTACAATTGGCTCAACTTTAGTAGGGCAAGTTTTGGATACGACAATATTTATTCTAATTGCTTTTCTTGGAGTTGTTCCCAATAGTGTAATAGGGTCGCTGATTGTATCTAATTATTTATTTAAATGTGGGATTGAAATTTTATTTACACCTATGACTTATTGGGTTACCAATTGGTTAAAGCGTCAAGAACAAGAAGATTACTACGATACCAATACGAATTTTAATCCGTTTCGTTTTTCCAAACTCA
- a CDS encoding alpha/beta fold hydrolase, whose product MQKTQVPIDRYVKVGSINIRYWMMGSENPIILLHGGQGSVEFWLYNIGTLAKSNCVYALDMVGSGRSDKPQASYSLTYQAQFIKDFMDTLEIESATLIGNSMGGGAALQLALLFPQRVNKLVLVDSMGFGREIALGIRLTTLPLLIRLLRPSRRLLAPMLKNNFFNPQSIPSEWIELRYPIFALPGRKPALMAMVKTNFHLLGVRSQVFRPILSQLATITAPTLIIWGKQDRIIPVAHAYIAAKTIPNARLHIFDRCGHHPHLEYPEKFNNLVLEFLAFPSRQ is encoded by the coding sequence ATGCAAAAAACACAAGTACCAATAGATCGATACGTTAAAGTTGGTTCTATTAATATTCGCTATTGGATGATGGGAAGTGAAAATCCTATTATTTTGTTACATGGGGGTCAAGGTTCGGTAGAGTTTTGGTTGTATAACATTGGTACTCTAGCAAAATCTAACTGCGTCTACGCACTCGATATGGTGGGTTCTGGACGTTCGGATAAGCCTCAAGCTTCCTATTCTCTCACTTACCAGGCTCAGTTTATCAAAGATTTTATGGATACCCTTGAGATTGAGTCTGCAACTTTGATTGGCAATTCTATGGGTGGTGGTGCGGCGTTACAGTTGGCTTTGCTATTTCCCCAGCGAGTCAATAAGTTGGTGTTGGTGGATAGTATGGGCTTTGGGAGGGAAATTGCTTTAGGTATCCGCCTGACAACTTTACCCTTACTCATTAGGTTACTGCGTCCCTCGCGCCGCCTGCTGGCTCCAATGTTGAAAAATAATTTTTTCAATCCGCAAAGCATTCCTTCCGAGTGGATAGAATTGCGCTACCCTATCTTTGCTTTACCTGGAAGAAAACCCGCACTGATGGCAATGGTTAAGACGAATTTTCACTTATTAGGAGTGCGATCGCAAGTATTTCGTCCAATTCTCAGCCAACTCGCTACCATTACCGCACCAACTTTAATAATTTGGGGCAAACAAGACAGAATTATACCAGTAGCTCACGCTTATATTGCAGCCAAAACTATACCAAACGCTCGTCTCCACATTTTCGATCGCTGCGGGCATCATCCTCATTTAGAATATCCAGAGAAATTTAATAATTTGGTTTTGGAGTTTTTGGCTTTTCCTTCAAGACAGTAA